The window CTCCGCTCGTCTCGCCGCCCGCGACCAGGAGCGCGCGCGCCCCCGCGGCGACCAGGCGTGCGGCGATCTCGGCCAGAGCCTCCTCGATGAGCGGCGCGTCGGCGGTGTCCACGACGTGTTCGGGTGCGGCGGTCGCGTACACCACGAACGGGGACGCGCCGCCCTCCAGGGCGCGCTCCACGGCCAGCGACACCGTCGCCCCGAAGTCCCGGCGCAGGTCGGAGGGGAGCAGGTGGTGTCCCCCGCCGTGGGCGAGGGCGTGGCGCACCTGGCCCTGGGTCGCCCGCGAGGCGCTGCCCGAGAGGACGACGCGCGGCCCCCGGGGCGGGGTGAGCGGCAGGCGGCCGGTCCCGTGGGGGCCGGTGAGCCCCTGGGCGAGGGCGCTGCCGCCGGTCAGCAGGCGCAGGTCCCGCGTCGCGTCGGCGAGCGTGCGCAGGTCGGCGTCGGTCAGGGCGTCCACGACCACGAACCGGGCCCCCTGCGCACCGGCCCGCGCGATGGCGTCGCGCACCGCCTCGGCCCCCCGGGCGACCACCGGCCAGGGCACCAGCGCGATGGCGTCCCCGCCGCCGCTGACCTGGGGGGCGAGCAGGCGCGGGAGGCTGGAGTCGGTCATGGGCGTGAGCGGGTGGTGGCGCATCGGGGACTCGTCGAGGGGGTCGTCCCCCACGAAGAGGTGGCCGCGGTAGACGGTGCGCCCGTTGGCGGGGAAGGCCGGTGCGACGACCGTGACGTCCTCGCCGAGGGCGTCGAGCACCGCCTCCGCGACCGGGCCGATGTTGCCGTCCGGGGTGGAGTCGAAGGTGGAGCAGTACTTGAGGTAGAACCGCTCGCACCCCGCGCTCCGCAGCCGGTCGAGGGCGTCCAGCGAGGCCGCGACCGCCGCGTCGGCGGGCGTGGTGCGCGACTTCAGGGCCACGACGACGGCGTCGGCCCCCTCCGCCGCGGCGGCGACGGGGTCGGCGCCGCCGGGGTCCCGCGAGTCCAGGACCACCGTGGTCCGGTGGCCGGACGCGGTGAGGGCGATCGCGACGTCGGTCGCTCCGGTGAGGTCGTCGGCGATCACGCCGAGGGTCGCCATGTGAGGTACTCCCTGTGGTCGGGGCGGGTCGGTCGGGCGGAGGGGTCCCGGCGCACCGTGCGGCCAGGTGGCCGGGTGCGCCGGAACTCCCCCGCGGGAAACGCGGACGGGGCTGGGCGACTGCTCCTCAGACCGTCCTCAGCCCGCGAGGGCCGGTCCGGGCAGAAACGAAGCGGGGCCCGAAGGAACACCGCTCAGACGAGGCCGGTCGCGATCATGACGTTGAGCACGAGGAACCCGGTGACGCCCGAGATGAACGAGGCGACGCCGATCGACCGGATGCCCTGGCCCACCGTCATGTTGGACAGCGTGGTGGTGACCCAGAAGCCGGACGAGTTGGCGTGCTTCATGATCTGGGCGCCGGTCGCGCAGGCCAGGTACACCACGATCGGAGCCAGGCCGAGGTCGTCCATCAGGGGCTGCATGATGGCCGCCGAGGTCATCACGCCCAGGATGTTGGAGCCGGTGATCGTGCAGACCGCCGCGCCGACGAGGAAGGGGATGACGACCGGTGACATGCCGGTGCCCTCGATGCTCGCGGCGACGTTCTCGGCCACGCCGGTCTCCCGGATGATGGTGGCCAGCGCTCCGCCGACGCCGGTCAGGGCCAGGGGCATCGCGGCGATGCGCAGGCCCGCCTCGAACAGGTCGTTGAGGGTGGCCTTGTCCTTCCAGCGCCCGCGGAACAGCGGCAGGGCCAGCAGGCAGGCGAGGAAGAGCGCCACCGTCGGCTCGCCGACGAACAGGACGACCTCGGTGTACCAGGCCCCCTCCGGGAGCACCGGACCGGCCAGGGAGGCGACGATGATGAGGACGATGGGGGCCAGGATCGGCACGAGGGAGCCGAACAGGCCCACGCTGGCGGGGGCCGCGGCTCCGTCAGAGGAGGGCTTGGGGCCGGTGCCGTCGGAGACCCCCGGGGCTCCGGCGGAGGGGGTGCCCGGGCCGCCCGCGCCCGCCAGGTGTTCGACGAACTCCGGCTTGGGCGGCACATAGGTCTTGATGAAGGACAGGTAGACCGTCGCGGCGATGACGCCGGGGACGCCCACCATCAGGCCGTAGAGGATGGCCTCGCCCATGCTGACGCCGAGCAGCGAGGCCGACGCGAGCGGGCCGGGGCCGGGCGGGACGACCGAGGTCATGATGTAGGCGCCGAGGTAGAGGATCGGGCCGAGCTTCATCATCGACATGCCCGTGCGGTAGGCCAGGGCGGAGACGATCGGGATGAGCATGACGACCGCGGTGTCGGCGATGAGGGGGATGCCCAGCACGGTCGAGGCCAGGGCGATCGCCCAGGGCACCCTCTTCTCCGCGAACATGTTCAGGGCGGTCTCGGTGATCTTGGTGGCCGCGCCGCTCAGTTCGAGCATCCTGCCGAGCACGCAGCCGAAGATGACCAGAAGGCCGACGCTGGCGAGGGTGCCGCCGAAGCCCTCGGTGACGAGTTCGATGGTCTCGGTGCCGCCCATGCCCAGGACCAGGCCGAGCGCCACGACCACCATGAACAGCGTGGCCACGGGGTGGACCTTGAAGCGCGCGATGAGCAGTACGAGTACCGCGATGGCGGTGAGGAACGCCAACAGGGTGTAGATGTCCGACATGTCAGTGGGTCCGATCGTTCACAGGTGCGTGCGGGCGTGGCGCCAGGCGTCCAGGAGGGGGGCGCTGGCGTCGGCCAGGTCGTCCAGGCGCACCAGTGCGCCCGCCGCGACGTCGCGGCCCAGGGCGGCGTGGGCCGCCAGGTAGAGCGGTGCGACGTCGTCGGGGGCGTCGGCGGCGTCCAGCAGGACGGGGGCCACCCCCTGGACGTCGTGGTGGTGTCCGCCCATGTCCAGCCTGGTCCCGGCGGGGAGGTCGCGCCGGGCGCGCCCGGCCAGGACCGCGTGCGGGGCCGGGTGCCGGGGGGTCACCGCGCGGCGGCGGTCCACGGCGTCCAGCAGGCTCAGCGGGGTCTCCACGCCCATGAGGTGGTAGGGCAGGTAGAGGCAGGCGTAGCGTCCCGAGCGCGAGACCACGTGGCCCTTCTGCGCGAGCAGTGCCCAGGAGACGGGGTCGCCGGTGCGGACGACGGCGAAGACCCCTCCGGCGAAGGAGGCCTCCTCGGGCAGGCGGAGCACGCTGAAGACGTCCACGGCGCCGGACCGGGAGAGGATCCCCCCGTCCTCGGCGAGGGAGTAGACGTCGGCGAGTTCGGCGACGCGCGCGACGGGGTAGTGCAGCTCCTCGGTGTCGGGCACCAGGCCCGTGTGGTTGGCGACGACCCCCATCTCGCAGTAGTCGGCGGCGGCCGAGCGCGACAGGCCCGCCACGGCGCGGGCGCGGGCGGCGAGCGTGGCGGGCACGTCCTCGCCCAGGGTCAGCAGGTCGGCCAGGTCGGGGGCGTCGATCTCCTGGTCGAGCTGGCGCACGCGGCCCGTGGCCGGGTCGAAGACCAGGTCGTACTCGCCCGACTTGCCGATCGCGACGACGTCCAGGCCCAGCAGGCGGGTCCGCTCGTACCACTCGATGAGGTTGGCGGGCTGGTCCCCGATCCCGGGGGTGTAGACCACGCCCCGTTCCCGGGCGAGGTCGGCCAGCGCGATCCCGGAAACGGAGTCGACCTCCTTGGAGACCATGACCACGTGGCGTCCGGCCGCGATGGCGGTCCGCGCGGCCCGGGTGCCCGCCTCGGGGCTGCCGGTGGCCTCGACGAGCACGTCGTAGTCGGCGTGTTCGAGGAGGCGGGCGTCGGCGATCACCGCGATCCGCCCGTCGGCCAGCGCGGCCACCT is drawn from Nocardiopsis dassonvillei subsp. dassonvillei DSM 43111 and contains these coding sequences:
- a CDS encoding homoserine dehydrogenase NAD-binding protein, whose protein sequence is MQATDATTAPPPPVRYALTGARGGFARTLLAQTPRMERLRPSVLCDLDTEGTIALCAELGYPADALTVCSSADEVAALADGRIAVIADARLLEHADYDVLVEATGSPEAGTRAARTAIAAGRHVVMVSKEVDSVSGIALADLARERGVVYTPGIGDQPANLIEWYERTRLLGLDVVAIGKSGEYDLVFDPATGRVRQLDQEIDAPDLADLLTLGEDVPATLAARARAVAGLSRSAAADYCEMGVVANHTGLVPDTEELHYPVARVAELADVYSLAEDGGILSRSGAVDVFSVLRLPEEASFAGGVFAVVRTGDPVSWALLAQKGHVVSRSGRYACLYLPYHLMGVETPLSLLDAVDRRRAVTPRHPAPHAVLAGRARRDLPAGTRLDMGGHHHDVQGVAPVLLDAADAPDDVAPLYLAAHAALGRDVAAGALVRLDDLADASAPLLDAWRHARTHL
- the otnK gene encoding 3-oxo-tetronate kinase → MATLGVIADDLTGATDVAIALTASGHRTTVVLDSRDPGGADPVAAAAEGADAVVVALKSRTTPADAAVAASLDALDRLRSAGCERFYLKYCSTFDSTPDGNIGPVAEAVLDALGEDVTVVAPAFPANGRTVYRGHLFVGDDPLDESPMRHHPLTPMTDSSLPRLLAPQVSGGGDAIALVPWPVVARGAEAVRDAIARAGAQGARFVVVDALTDADLRTLADATRDLRLLTGGSALAQGLTGPHGTGRLPLTPPRGPRVVLSGSASRATQGQVRHALAHGGGHHLLPSDLRRDFGATVSLAVERALEGGASPFVVYATAAPEHVVDTADAPLIEEALAEIAARLVAAGARALLVAGGETSGAVVRRLGVASLALGPEIDPGVAWTLGHSDGEDVQLMLKSGNFGREDLFVRAWEGDK
- a CDS encoding GntP family permease, with the protein product MSDIYTLLAFLTAIAVLVLLIARFKVHPVATLFMVVVALGLVLGMGGTETIELVTEGFGGTLASVGLLVIFGCVLGRMLELSGAATKITETALNMFAEKRVPWAIALASTVLGIPLIADTAVVMLIPIVSALAYRTGMSMMKLGPILYLGAYIMTSVVPPGPGPLASASLLGVSMGEAILYGLMVGVPGVIAATVYLSFIKTYVPPKPEFVEHLAGAGGPGTPSAGAPGVSDGTGPKPSSDGAAAPASVGLFGSLVPILAPIVLIIVASLAGPVLPEGAWYTEVVLFVGEPTVALFLACLLALPLFRGRWKDKATLNDLFEAGLRIAAMPLALTGVGGALATIIRETGVAENVAASIEGTGMSPVVIPFLVGAAVCTITGSNILGVMTSAAIMQPLMDDLGLAPIVVYLACATGAQIMKHANSSGFWVTTTLSNMTVGQGIRSIGVASFISGVTGFLVLNVMIATGLV